GGGCGCAAGAACGTCGGCGGCGGCGTTGGCGGCGGTGTCGGCGGCCGTGTGGGTGCCGGTGTCGGCGGCCGTGCCGGTGTCGGTGTCGGTGTCGGCAACATGAAGGTGCACCCTGGTCTGCTCGGCGGGGCGGCGGCCGTGGTCGTGTGCGGTGTGGGGGCCGCCGCGTTCGCGCTGTCCGGCGGTTCTGGCTCCGGGGGCGGTTCGACCGTCGACGAGAAGCCGGTGGCGTCGGGCCCGCCGAAGCCCGCCGAAGTCCGGTCCACCGCTCGGGCGTTCCTCACCGCGTGGGCGGAGGGGAACACGACCCGCGCGGCCGCGCTCACGGACGATCCGGCGGCGGCGAAGAAGGCCCTGACGTCGTACCGCAAGGACGCGCACCTCACGAAGCCCCGTCTGAAGCCGGGCAAGCGCGCGGGCGCCGACGTGCCGTTCGAGGCGGCGGCCACGGTGTCGTACGAGGGAAAGAGCAAGGCCCTGTCGTACGAGTCCGAACTCACGGTCGTCCGCAGGAAGAGCGACGGGGAAACGCTGGTCGGCTGGGCGCCCTCGGTGGTCCACCCGGACCTCAAGGAAGGCGACCGCCTGGTCACGGGCGAGGCGGGCGACCCGCCGATCAAGGCGGTGGACCGGGACGGCGCGGAGCTGACGGCGGCGAAGTACCCGTCGCTGGGCACGGTGCTCGACGGGCTGCGCGAGAAGTACGGCAAGGAGGCGGGCGGCAAGGCGGGGGTGGAGCTGCGGGTGGTCCGTGCGGAGAAGCCGGAGGCGAAGGGGGGCGGGGCCGGTAAGGGCGACTCCAAGGCGACGCCCGACAAGACGCTCCTCACGCTCTCCCCCGGCACTCCGGGAACGCTTGAGACGACGTTCAGCGGCTCGCTCCAGTCGACCGCCGAACGCGAGACCGCGAAGCGGAAGCGTGCGTCCGTCGTGGTCGTGAAACCCAGCACCGGCGAGATCCTGGCCGCGGCCAACTCCGAACCGGCCGGCTTCAACACGGCGTTCCAGGGCTCGATCGCGCCCGGCTCCACGATGAAGGTCATCAGCTCGTCGATGCTCCTGGAGAAGAAGCTCGCCGGAGTCGACAAGAAGCACCCGTGCCCCAAGTACGAGACGTACGGCGGCTGGAAGTTCCAGAACGACGACAAGTTCCAGATCAAGGGCGGCACGTTCCGGGCGAGCTTCGCGCGGTCCTGCAACACGGCTTTCATCAGCCAGGCCAAGAAGCTGGAGGACGACTCCCTCACCAAGCAGGCGCAGGAGGTCTTCGGCCTCGGCCGCGACAACTGGTCGATCGGCGTCTCGTCCTTCGACGGAGCGGTGCCGGTGCAGAGCGACGCACAGATGGCGGCGTCGCTCATCGGCCAGGGCGGTGTACGCATGAACCCCCTGAACATGGCGTCGGTCGCCGCGACGGTGAAGTCGGGCACGTTCCGGCAGCCCTATCTGGTCTCGCCGGACGTCGACGACCGCAAGCTGGCGACGGCGACGCGCAAGATGTCGGGCTCCACGGCGGCGGCGCTGCGGGACCTGATGCACTACACGGCGGTGGCGGGCACGGCGACCAAGCCGATGTCGGGCCTCGGCTCCGACATGGGCGCGAAGACGGGCTCGGCGGAGGTCGACGGCCAGAAGAAGCCGAACGGCTGGTTCACGGCGTACCGGGGCGACCTGGCGTCGGCGGCGGTCGTGCAGGAGGGCGGCCACGGCGGGGACTCGGCGGGGCCGGTGGTACGGGCGATGCTGCGGGCAGGGGGCTGAGCGACGTCCGCAGGGGCGGGTCGGGACGGCGCAGGAGTTCTTCGAGGCGACGCTGGGGCGCGGCCACGAGCGCTGCCCGCGTGTGACACGCGCCGGACGGGAGCGTCCGCTATGCGGATACGTGCTCGCGTGCCCCGTACACGGACCGCTAGCGTGCCGGGCATGAGCGCAACACCACCCGAAGCATCCGATGCCCACCCCCGATTCGCCGAGGCCCTGCACCGACTGGGCCTCGGCGATCTGCTTCCCCGGGTCCGCCGCTTCCCGGAGCAGACGCGCACCGCGCAGGAGGCGGCCGCGGCGATCGGCTGCGAGCTGAGCCAGATCTGCAAATCCCTGATCTTCGCCGCGGACAGCGTCCCCGTACTGGTCCTGTTGGACGGAGCGTCGCGGGTCGATCTCGACCTCGTACGGCAGGAGCTGGGCGCGGAGAAGGTGACCCGGGCGAAGGCGGACGTGGTCCGTGAGACGACCGGTTACGCGATCGGAGGCGTACCGCCCTTCGGCCACGCCACGAAGACGCGCGTCCTGGCCGACCGCTCCCTCCTCGCCCACGACGAGGTGTGGGCGGCGGCCGGTACGCCCTACGCGGTCTTCCCGATGGCACCCGAAGCCCTGATCGCCCAGGCGGGCGCCAGGCTGGTGGACGTGCGCGAGACGGCCGCGTGACCCCGCTGGTCGCGGCGGCCGTCCTGCTCGCCGCCGTCACGCACGCGTGCTGGAACGCGATAGCCCACCACATCACCGACAAGCTGGTCGGCTTCACGCTCATATCCGGCGGCGGCACGCTGATCGGCCTGCTCCTGTCCCCGTTCGTCCCGATCCCGGACGCGGAGGCCTGGCCCTACCTGGTCCTCTCCGCGGCGATCCACGTCGGCTACTACGCCCTGCTCATGCGGTCGTTCAAGCTCGGCGACTTCGGCCAGGCCTACCCGATCGCGCGCGGCACGGCGCCGCTGGTCGTCACCGTGCTCGCGGCGGTCTTCGCGGGCGAGGTCCCGGACGGCTGGCAGGCGGCGGGCGTCGCGGTCTCGTGCGCGGGCCTGACGGGCCTCGCCCTGTGGGGCATCCGGGGCTCGGGCCGCCGCCCCGACTGGGCGGCGATCGGCGCGGCACTCGCGACGGGCGTCTCGATCGCGGCGTACACGGTGGTGGACGGCCTGGGCGTACGGGCCTCCGGCTCCTCCATGGGCTACATCGCGTGGCTGATGATCCTGGAGGGCATCGCGGTCCCCCTCTACGCGGCGTACCGCTGGCGCACCGAACTGATCCCCCGCCTCCGCCCGTTCGCCCTGGTCGGCCTCGCGGGCGCGGCCCTCTCGGTCTCCGCGTACGGCCTGGTCCTCTGGGCCCAGACACGGGCGGACCTGGCCCCGATCTCCGCGCTGCGCGAGTCCTCGATCATCGTCGGCGCGGCGATAGGCGCGGTCTTCTTCAAGGAACGGTTCGGGGCGCCGCGGTTGGTGGCGGCGGGGTTGATGGTGGCGGGGATCGGGTTGATGCTGCATGCGGGGTAGTTCCGGCGGCGGTTGGGGTGGGGTGGGGTGGCTTGCCGTCTGCCGTGCGGCTGCCGTCCGGCGGGTGGCTGCCGTCTGCCGTCCGGCGGCGGGGGGCGGGAGGCGGGGACGCACCGTGAGCCGTTGACCGTGCCGCGCCGCCGCCCTCCCCCTCCTCCCCTAGGCCCCGTTCACACCCACCGGGACGGAGACCTCTGCCCACACCGCCTTGCCCGGCCCGTCACACCGCTCGGCGACGTCCCACCGGTCGGCGAAGGCCGCGACGAGGAAGAGCCCACGCCCGGAGCACGCGTCGTCACCGGGCAACGGAGCCGACTGTGGCAGCTCGCAGGCGTCGTCGTGCACCTCGATCCGTACGCCAGCGGCCATCCGCAGATACCGGGTCTCCACCTCACTTCCGCTGGGCACCGTCCCGTGGACGACGGCGTTGCCGAACAACTCCGACAGGACGAGCAGCGCCGCCTCCTCGGCACGGCTCAACTCCCAGGCGGCCAGGGTCTTCCGCAGCCCCTCGCGCGCCAGACCCACTGATCGAGGATGGCGAGGCCACCGCGCTACGACGGCGCCGTCAGAGTCTCCGTCGCCCTCCATCAGGTCACCTTCATTCCGTGGATGACCCGGGACCCGACGTCGACGCCGTGCACGGCGAGCCACAGTGCCCGTCTCCGCTGCCGCCGCAAACGCAGTTCGTCAGCCACGAGATAGGGACGTACGAGCGCGTTGTCCTCCCCACGGAGTAGGTCCACGTCGATGACGACGTACGCAGGGACCGGTGCGGGCCCGGCACTTGGGCAGGTCAGCCAGCCTCTGTGACGCCCTGTCGCAGGGAGCCAGAACCGTAGAAGTGGTTCGAAGAGACGGGCGATAAGGTCGGTCATGTCAGCGCTCCTCCAAGCGTTGGCCATGCCCCCGGACCGTTGCTGCGGTCGCGGGGGTTTCGTCACCCCGCACACCGATCACGCACAGCGTGCATCGAAACACAGCGAGCTATCGGCACACGCTAGAGCTGTTCGATTTGCTGCCGCAAGTCCCTCTCTCGCAAATTTGCGGGGGAGTCGAGGCCGCCACTGGCTGGCTGCACGGGACGCCAGCACGGCAGACTGAGCACGACGTCGAGAGGAGGCTCAATGCCCGCAGGCGGGAGGCCAACAGTCCGCAGTCGAAGGCTGGGTGCGGCACTGAAGCGGCACCGTGAAGCCGCCGACCTGGACCAGTCCGCTGCGGCGGAGGCGATTCTGAGGTCCGTTACCAAAATCAGCCGCCTGGAGACAGGGCAAGTGTCGGCCTCAGCCCTGGAGGTCCGAACGCTCCTGGACCGCTATGGGGTCGAAGACCCGGACGAAAGGCAACGGCTGGAGAAGTGGGCTCGCGCCAGCAACGAACGTGGCTGGTGGCTTGATTACCAAGAGATCGTCCAACCCGACTACGCGGATCACATCACGCTTGAAAGTGATGCAACATACATCCGCTCCTGGGAGCCTTCCTTGATCCCCGGCCTACTTCAAACTCCTGCTTACGCTGAGTCCGTTATCCTTTCGGGCCCCATGCCCTGCGGACATGAGAAAGCTGCACAGTTGGTCAAAATCCGGCAGGAGAGGCAGAAGCTGATCGAGGATGGCCGAGCAAACTTTACCGCCATCATCTGGGAACCTGCCTTGCAAGCACTGGCACAGGACGCGGCGGTCTGCGGTGAACAGCTGCTGAAGCTGCATGACACGAGCCAACGGCAGAACGTCACAATCCAGATCCTCCCTTGTGGAACGTATCGAATCGCCGGAATGACCGGGCCGTTTGTCGCCTTCTCCTTCGGAGTTGAACCCAACATCGAAGCAGTCACCGTGCCGAATGCGACCAACACGTCCGTCGTGGAGGCACCGGAGGATCTGGCCATCTACACGAACACGTTCGACCAACTCCGTTCGGCTGCTATGTCTCCTAATGAGAGTTCCGTTCGGATTCAGGAGCTCCTCGCCACATCGCAATGATTGTTGGAGAACCCGTGAACCTTGAAATCGTCACCGAGTTCCGCAAGTCGTCGTACTCGAATCAACAGGGAGATTGCCTGGAGATCGCGCACATTGCATCTGGAGGGCGTGCCGTACGCGACAGCAAGGATCCGAAGGGGCCGACGCTCAGCTTCCCTGCAGAGGCATGGAACTCCTTCGTCATCGGGCTCAAGACAGCGCGACCCGAGTAGCCTTGGGCGTAGCACGCTCAAAGTCCCCGTCTGGCCAGCGGGCCTTGCATGGTCGGCGTTCAACCGCCAGCAGCCCCATTGGGTACGGCAGCTCAGGTATGAGCTGTAACTAAGCCAACACGAGGTGCGCAATATGCTTACCCGACAGCTCAGTGGCGTCACATGGCTTAAGAGCAGCTACAGCGGAGGCGGTTCTGGTGGCGGCGACTGCATAGAGGTCGCCAACCTGCCGTACCGCACGGCCGTCCGCGACAGCAAGAACCCGGTGGGGTCCGCCCTTACCTTCGGCGGCGCCGCGTGGCGCCGCTTCGTCGATGAGGTCAAGGGCTCCCACCCCGGGTAACCCCCCGGGTCAACCCGCCGCCGGTTGTGCCGGGCTCAGACCCACACAGCGGCGGCACGCCCTCACCGATGCCGCCACCACCGCGTGGGACGCCGCCGCCAGGACGCCCGCCGCTGTCAGCAGGAGCCAGTCCGTGGCGAGGACCGCCGCGATGGTCAGGGAGAGGGCCGCCACCGCCATGGCCGCGCTGGCCGTCGTGCCGACCCATGCGACCGTCAGCGGCAGGCTGTGTGGGGTGGGCAGGCGTCGGGCCAAGGCGCCCGTGGCCGCCAGCGTTGCCGCCGCCAACAGGGCCGCCAGCGTGGCGATCAGGGCCAGGTGTGCCGCCAGTTGCTGCCAGAGCAGGTCGCCCCTCGCCAGGTACCAACAGGCCAGCAGGAACGGGGCCGTCAGCGTGATCGTCCGGGCCGTGTGTCGCGCCTGGGCGATGGTCAGTTCATGCTGGCAGGCGGGGACGAGGTCCTCGATCGTGCCGAAGTCCCGTACCGCCAGGCGCGCTGCCTCCTCCTCGTCCGCCCCCGCGTCGGCGTGGGCGGCCGCCGTGTCCATGAGACCGTCGTGCATCTCCTCGATGAGGCGGGACTTGGCGCGCTCCGGGCCGCGCAGGGCCGCTGTCAGTGCGGCGACGTGGTCGTCGATGGGGCTCATGTGGCGAGTCCGGGCTGTGCGCCCGGCTGCGCGCCGGGGTTCAGGACCGCGCCGATCGCCGCGGTGAACTCTGTCCAGGCCGCCCGCTCACCGGCCAGGGTGGCCCGTCCCGCGTCGGTCAACTCGTACGCCCTGCGGCGGCGCTCGCCCGTCGCCGACTCCCAGCTGCTGCTCAGCAGGCCGAGCCGCTCCAGGCGGTTCAGCGCCGGGTAGATCGTGCCCGTCCGCAACTCCAGTGCGCCGCCGCTGCGGCGCTGCACCGCGGTGATGATCGCGTACCCGTGCAGCGGGCCCGGCTCCAGCACGGCCAACAGCAGTCCGTCGAGGTGCCCTCGCACCGCATCCGCCTTCATGGGTAGGCAGCCTACACAAAGGGTGCGTTGGCAGTGTATGCATTGGCAGCCAACATATTTGCGTTGGCTGCCAATGCATGCCTGCTCTATGCCTGCCCTGCTTGGGCCTTGGAGGTCCCGCCATGACCAAGTTCCTGCTGTCCGTGCACGTCCTCGCGGCGATCCTGGCCGTCGGGTCGATCACCGTCGCCGCGTCGATGTTCCCGCGGTACGCGCTGCGGGCGCTGGGGGTCGACGGGGAGCCGGGCGACGGCGACCGGGCACCCGGAATCGCCGCGCTCCTGCACCGCGTCTGCCGCGCCTACGCCGTCGCAGGCCTCGCCGTGCCCGTCTTCGGCATCGCCACCGCGGCCCAGCTCGGTGTCCTCACCGACGCCTGGCTGATCGCGTCGCTGCTTCTGACGACGATCGCCGCGGCGCTGCTGGCCCTGGCGATCCTGCCGGGCCAGCGAAGCCTGCTGGACATGGCGGACGTGCCGGATCCGGCGGAGCCGTGCGACCCGGCCGACCCGGCCGACCCGGCCGACCTGGCCGACCTGGCCGACGGCGGGCAGCCCGTGCCGGACACCGCGCGCGCCACCGCGGCCCGCCTCGCCATGCTGACCGGCATCTTCAACGTGCTCTGGGCCACGGTCACCGTCCTGATGATCGTCCGCCCCGGCTCCACGACGGGGGCGTGATCGCCGTGCGTACGCTCCGCATCGCGGCGGTAGTCGAGGCGGCGTCCCTGGCTCTCCTGCTGGCCAACTTGCTGACCGTCCACGCCCGCCCGCTATCGGGCCTGCTTGGCCCCTTGCACGGCACGGCGTACCTGGTCGTCATCGCGTCCACGTGGATGCTGCCGTGCGCGTCGACGCCGGGTCACCGGAGCTCACGGTGGCGCGCGCTCGTCCCGGGTATCGGGGGCCTGCTGGTCCTGCGCGGGATCGAGGCGCGGGCCGAGCCTTCCGCTCACCCCGCAAGGGGCGGAGGCAAACGTTGAGGCTGAGGCTGGATGGGGCCGGTGACGCGGTGGCGCCGGGAGGACACGGGTGGTGGGCGGGGTGGGGCGGTCACGCCTTCGCGCCGAGGGATGGGGGGGCGGCTACGACGGTGCAGGGCTCCCAACGGGGGGCGGGAGCGGCTGGGCGATGGGTCGGCGGCTGTGCCGTGAGGCCTGAGGGCTTCCCGGGTTGGCGTCAGGGTGGGTGGGTGGGGAGCTGGCGGGCACGCGCCAGGGGGGCGGGGCGAAGGTTCGGATGCGGCCCCCGCGCGCAGCAGGGCATCAGGGCAGACCGTGGCAGCACGCGCAGGGCGAAGGCAGGTGCCGGCGCAGCTGCCGGGTGGGTGAGTGGGGAGCTGGCGGGGACGCGCCCGGGAGGCGGAGCCGCAGGCTCGGGCGCCGCCCCTGCGCGAAGCGGGACGCCAGGGCAGACCGTGGCATCAGGGCACGGCCCGCGAACGTGGGCGCCCGCAGGACCGTGACCCCGACCGTTACAGAGACTCCCGCAGCGCCCGGACCAACGCCTGCGCCCGCGGGTCCGCCGTGACGCCCTTGTTCATGCCGTTCGTGACGTAGCCGAAGGCGACGCCCGACTCCGGGTCGGCGAAGCCGAGGGCTCCGCCGCGGCCCGGGTGGCCGAAGGAGCCGGGGCCGAGGAGCGGGGACGCCGCGCCGTGGAGCATGTAGCCGAGGCCGAAGCGGGTGTTGACGACCAGGACGCGGTCGGGGCCCGCCGATGCCTCCCCCCGCGCCAGCTCGACCGTCGCGGGAGTGAAGAGCCGCCCCCCGCCCCCCACCTCGCCGACCAGCCCCGCGTAGAAGCGGGCCAGCGCGTCCGCCGTGGCGACACCGTTGGACGCGGGCAGCGCCGCCGCCCGGTACGCGGAGTCGTTCTCGTCCGGCGAGGGATCGATCGCCCCGAACGCACGACGAGTCAGCGACTCCGGGTCCGCATACGCCTCCGCCACGTTCCGCTTGGGCCGCATCCGGAGCCCGCCAGGACCCGCCGGAGCCTCGATACGGCCCAGCCGACCGGTCCGGCCCGCCTCCGCTTCGGAGGTCGGCAACCCGACCCACAAGTCCAGCCCCAGCGGCCCCGCGATCTCGTCCGCGATCCACTCCCCCACAGGCCTGCCCGTCACGCGCCGGACCAGCTCGCCGACGAGCCAGCTGTACGTCTGCGCGTGGTAGCCGTGGTCCTCGCCGGGCTCCCAGAAGGGGGCCTGCGCCGCGACGACCGCGGCGGCGAGGTCCGGGTCGAGCGCCTCGGCGGGCGTCAGCGGACGGTCCAGGGCGGGGACACCGGCGCGGTGCGCGAGGACATGACGTACGAGAACACGCTCCTTGCCGCGCGCCTTGAACTCCGGCCAGTACGAGCCGACCGGCGCGTCCAGGTCCAGTTCGCCCCGCTGGTGCAGGAGGAGCAGCGCGGCCGCCGCCACGCCCTTCGTC
The sequence above is a segment of the Streptomyces sp. Je 1-369 genome. Coding sequences within it:
- a CDS encoding penicillin-binding transpeptidase domain-containing protein, giving the protein MKVHPGLLGGAAAVVVCGVGAAAFALSGGSGSGGGSTVDEKPVASGPPKPAEVRSTARAFLTAWAEGNTTRAAALTDDPAAAKKALTSYRKDAHLTKPRLKPGKRAGADVPFEAAATVSYEGKSKALSYESELTVVRRKSDGETLVGWAPSVVHPDLKEGDRLVTGEAGDPPIKAVDRDGAELTAAKYPSLGTVLDGLREKYGKEAGGKAGVELRVVRAEKPEAKGGGAGKGDSKATPDKTLLTLSPGTPGTLETTFSGSLQSTAERETAKRKRASVVVVKPSTGEILAAANSEPAGFNTAFQGSIAPGSTMKVISSSMLLEKKLAGVDKKHPCPKYETYGGWKFQNDDKFQIKGGTFRASFARSCNTAFISQAKKLEDDSLTKQAQEVFGLGRDNWSIGVSSFDGAVPVQSDAQMAASLIGQGGVRMNPLNMASVAATVKSGTFRQPYLVSPDVDDRKLATATRKMSGSTAAALRDLMHYTAVAGTATKPMSGLGSDMGAKTGSAEVDGQKKPNGWFTAYRGDLASAAVVQEGGHGGDSAGPVVRAMLRAGG
- a CDS encoding YbaK/EbsC family protein, which codes for MSATPPEASDAHPRFAEALHRLGLGDLLPRVRRFPEQTRTAQEAAAAIGCELSQICKSLIFAADSVPVLVLLDGASRVDLDLVRQELGAEKVTRAKADVVRETTGYAIGGVPPFGHATKTRVLADRSLLAHDEVWAAAGTPYAVFPMAPEALIAQAGARLVDVRETAA
- a CDS encoding DMT family transporter, with protein sequence MTPLVAAAVLLAAVTHACWNAIAHHITDKLVGFTLISGGGTLIGLLLSPFVPIPDAEAWPYLVLSAAIHVGYYALLMRSFKLGDFGQAYPIARGTAPLVVTVLAAVFAGEVPDGWQAAGVAVSCAGLTGLALWGIRGSGRRPDWAAIGAALATGVSIAAYTVVDGLGVRASGSSMGYIAWLMILEGIAVPLYAAYRWRTELIPRLRPFALVGLAGAALSVSAYGLVLWAQTRADLAPISALRESSIIVGAAIGAVFFKERFGAPRLVAAGLMVAGIGLMLHAG
- a CDS encoding ATP-binding protein, giving the protein MGLAREGLRKTLAAWELSRAEEAALLVLSELFGNAVVHGTVPSGSEVETRYLRMAAGVRIEVHDDACELPQSAPLPGDDACSGRGLFLVAAFADRWDVAERCDGPGKAVWAEVSVPVGVNGA
- a CDS encoding helix-turn-helix domain-containing protein, encoding MPAGGRPTVRSRRLGAALKRHREAADLDQSAAAEAILRSVTKISRLETGQVSASALEVRTLLDRYGVEDPDERQRLEKWARASNERGWWLDYQEIVQPDYADHITLESDATYIRSWEPSLIPGLLQTPAYAESVILSGPMPCGHEKAAQLVKIRQERQKLIEDGRANFTAIIWEPALQALAQDAAVCGEQLLKLHDTSQRQNVTIQILPCGTYRIAGMTGPFVAFSFGVEPNIEAVTVPNATNTSVVEAPEDLAIYTNTFDQLRSAAMSPNESSVRIQELLATSQ
- a CDS encoding DUF397 domain-containing protein, translating into MNLEIVTEFRKSSYSNQQGDCLEIAHIASGGRAVRDSKDPKGPTLSFPAEAWNSFVIGLKTARPE
- a CDS encoding DUF397 domain-containing protein, with protein sequence MLTRQLSGVTWLKSSYSGGGSGGGDCIEVANLPYRTAVRDSKNPVGSALTFGGAAWRRFVDEVKGSHPG
- a CDS encoding permease prefix domain 1-containing protein, which encodes MSPIDDHVAALTAALRGPERAKSRLIEEMHDGLMDTAAAHADAGADEEEAARLAVRDFGTIEDLVPACQHELTIAQARHTARTITLTAPFLLACWYLARGDLLWQQLAAHLALIATLAALLAAATLAATGALARRLPTPHSLPLTVAWVGTTASAAMAVAALSLTIAAVLATDWLLLTAAGVLAAASHAVVAASVRACRRCVGLSPAQPAAG
- a CDS encoding PadR family transcriptional regulator, translated to MKADAVRGHLDGLLLAVLEPGPLHGYAIITAVQRRSGGALELRTGTIYPALNRLERLGLLSSSWESATGERRRRAYELTDAGRATLAGERAAWTEFTAAIGAVLNPGAQPGAQPGLAT
- a CDS encoding serine hydrolase domain-containing protein, yielding MSVRGGVHGTVAAGYEPVRDAFVRNFGERGERGAAVTVYRDGRRVVDLWGGTKDVDGDFEAGDAPWERGTAQIVRSATKGVAAAALLLLHQRGELDLDAPVGSYWPEFKARGKERVLVRHVLAHRAGVPALDRPLTPAEALDPDLAAAVVAAQAPFWEPGEDHGYHAQTYSWLVGELVRRVTGRPVGEWIADEIAGPLGLDLWVGLPTSEAEAGRTGRLGRIEAPAGPGGLRMRPKRNVAEAYADPESLTRRAFGAIDPSPDENDSAYRAAALPASNGVATADALARFYAGLVGEVGGGGRLFTPATVELARGEASAGPDRVLVVNTRFGLGYMLHGAASPLLGPGSFGHPGRGGALGFADPESGVAFGYVTNGMNKGVTADPRAQALVRALRESL